The region TAGAATTatcgtgtatttttttttggggggggcttttgATCTTTGTTTGATTAACTGAACAATCCATTCACCAGGATTATGATGACGGACTGTGTATTAACCTACCTTGTACTTTTTATAGTATGAAATGATGCATGGGTGTGATCATGGTGATCGGTCTATTGTCCTCGCTTCAGATTTCATGGTTTTTGCCGGGTTATTTAGTAACCCGGCATTTTCAGTAATTTAAGTTTAACCCAGCAATTTAAGTAATTGGTAATAATGTACCGATTCTTATGTCGGTCATGGAGTCGGCTTCACAGATGTGCCGTAGTATCAGACACAGCTCTTAGACCACTTCGATCATAACGTCACAAATACACTTTTTACAAATTGCTtatgatatcaaaaattttgcaCGAATGAATTTCTTCTTCACCTTTCACTAATGATCCCActtaaattgtaaaaatttcTACAATTTTTTGGTAATATCACGTGTTTATAGATATGACATTAGTTGTTGTAAATTGTTTTATCTTTTAGTCtccaaaacaaattaaaaaaataaaagttattcTCACCTTGATAAGCATCGCAAGACGTTTCTTTGGAAGCATCTGCTCTCATAAAAAAGCAGATCATACCAACCAATACCAGCTTGATTATTGTCGTCATTATTTCACGAAGTGAAGCCGTCATCAttgatcttcttcttcttctttgttcaATCTTCTTTTCACCTGAGACCTGCAAGCCTCTGGTAGCAGCAAGAACGGACAAGACAAGTGTAGATCAGTTGCTCGTGATAGAATAATGCTTAGATAAAAGTGGACACTTCCACCTGCTGATAAATGCACCATAAAAATATCAGTGCGCACCTTACCTGAACCCAAATACGTGCTGTTCCGAGTATGGGGAATATAATAACGATCAGCTACGGAAGATAAATCCGTTCGGCAAccatccatttaagcaaatgacgatcaAACTGTCGACAagtatttccgcttgagtgagcaccactttctTTTAGAAAGTTAGTGATAAATGAtttgaactttgaaatagttatgcggaTAAAAGTAGAATttgatcatgaagaacacatggaatttagctagtaaaaccatgaagacggtatatatttcaataatgcgagcgcgaagcgcgagcaattttttttacattccgacctaaaaaaggggtaattctaagcactttttgtattaataaaggggacaggtatgtaactaaacaattaattagagcgcgaagcgcgagaggaagacgTTTGAGATTTTAGTCCTAAAagtgggacactctattcatcattaataatgcgatcgtgaagcgtgagcagacaactaaattgatattctgatgtgaagcTGGATAacttaagtacattttaaacaaAGAACATGCAAGCTTTCGCgtatgttttagatttagacctagaatatgggcattctgaatacagttgtttaatggaacattatggaatacttgtagacaataggaacttggcaaatcaaacaacgTGACCATGCGGCCTGAGCttaaaaatgctgatatgttgaccataaaacggacattttacagaacaCATAAGTTtgtaaattaacaaaaataatgaaagctcgatgtctgagctaaaatatgttttgtatattgacttcaaaacttgctccatatcagtctattgagcaagatatgaatctcatcgaacaggcaattctggcgcgaagcaaaaattttatatagtaacatgaaagatttgttttttccaggtcttcccctcacatttttcattcactcgtcttcctcctcttcttttcctcttcttttttttcttctgtccatggtatataatatatatatatatatacatataccatgggattcttcattcatttctctgaaaaaagtgaatgagggcattcagaaaataaataaaatgatacacAGAGGGCTCTAGAAAagacagctttttaaggaattacttcctaccggttcccattcacctcacctgggtcgagtgcagcacaatgtggataaatttcttgctgaaggaaattacgccatggctgggattcgaacccacgacccttttttcaaagtccgaagactaatccactgggccacaacgctccacatgtcTTTTAAGACAAGAAATGCATTTTCGAATAGATTTATTTCACAACTAAAGACATGAGGTCGCTACAAGCGACTTCAAATCTTAAATATATAATTCACGTGTACCATATCAAAACAAAGTCTATATTCTTCAGAGCGATACGACGTCGATGATCTCCTTTTCCTTATACTTGAATACTACTCGGCGTGATCGTCGATTCCTCGTAGGACGGACCTTCATTGACGGCATCGTAGCATGGACGGGCTGATCGTGATGAGGGTACACCCCGAACAtgggtgatgacgatgatgattgaAGTGTGTGGTTGAATGTTGGTACTGGTACAGCCATAGGAGTGCACGATGAGTATGGAGTGGTAGCTAGATGGTAGCTCATGGATGAGGGTGGTACTCTTGGTCTTGATAGAGGTGTAGTAGAGTAAGGAGAGTACCGCATAACAGGTTGATATACAGGATAGTAGCTTGGCTGATGGGCAGGGATGATCGGGCTAACTGATCGGAGAGGTAGCGGTGACAACTCAGTAGGCTAAGGTGATACCGACAACGCTGGAGATGACGATGTCAGGTGTGGTGACGGTGGTGGAGTAGGTGGAAGATACAAACAGGATGATGGTGTAGAAACGGGCGAGGTAGTCGACGAGGGAGTGAGCTGGGGTTGTGGTGAAGGCATCCTCGGCACTCGACGAGAAAACTCTCTTTACACATGTGTTACAAATCCATGAAAATCTAAACTGTCAATATCTTAGAATAACGAAAACAATCGCATATCATGAGAAAATGGAATAGGTACGAAGAATAAAGATTACATTTCTATATACCTCATCACAACATGCACCAACTGTCAATTCTTCTTCCAAAACGAGTAACGATGGCTAATATGCCCTTAATCAAGGAATTAATGGCTTGAAAAGGGATACTAAAGGTATACGAAAACAATACTGAATAACTTTCAAGACGACAATGAATCAAAGAGTTTTCTGATCTTTCCGATTTTCCGCTAGCTTTAAACCAAGTTTATCAATCAAATGATTGACCAATCAAAAGACCCTTGACCTTTGTCCAGATTTGTCTACAGTGACAGGATACCGACCAATGGCCTAATGGGACTCCATTCTATAAGAAGGATGGACCAGCTTGATGACCGGACAATAGACCGAGAGAAATTGATAAGAGACTGTATTGTTCAGATGCATCAGGATATACGGGGTGATTTTTTAAGGGGCAATctcgaagatttttttttttttttttggggggggctttgaTATATACAATGATGAACCGtaattttaaaaagatatcAACTTTTGGTTGACTAGATATTACATTATGTGATGCAGGTGCGGACCCATGGGAGGCCGAGGAGGccttgctccccccccccggtaaaaaataaaaaagataaaggaagaggaagaaatgaagagaaaaaaaggagagagaaaaaggggaaggaagagaagaaaagtaCAGAGAAAGACAGGAAaggaagagaggaaaaaagagaagggaaaacaAGAGAatgggggaaaagaagagaagaaacaATAGAGAGCCATAGGATgagtggaaaataaaagaagaaagagtgagagggaagaaagaatgaaagaaagaaagaaagaaagaaagaaagaaggaatgaaagaaggaatgaaagagagagaagggaaaagagggaaGAGGAGTTCCATCTGAATTCTAAACACTGAAATAAGTGACCGGCATTTTTCTATTTctgtgaatgattttttttcccaaaatataAACTTTTTCACACTAAGTAAATATTTATCATTGCTTCGTCTACCTCTTCTCGTCTCATCATGCGctatctttctccctctctcatttCTTTAATCATCATTATGCTACTGTCTCCCTACCTAAACCGACCCATTATTGATCAAAGTTAACacattatttcaaatgacacaatattTTGTCTGTCCCCAGTCGGTATCACTGCTTCAACTGAACCATCACCCATTTAATTGTCAACTTTTATTCATTACGCACTCTGTCCCTCGATTGGCCCTCCCTCACATACAAACACACTTGCACTcgctttctctctccctcctccACCACCCCTTTGCACTATTTTACTCCATCAACTTCGCACAAACAAGCAAATGCAACCCATCACCAATCTTAACTCTATCGAAGTCAGACAGCTTGACGAAGTTAAAGTCCTTTTAAGACAAGAAATACATTTTCGAAAAGATTTATTTCAAAACTAAAGACATGAGTTCGCTACAGGCGACTTCATATCTCAAATATATTATCCACGTGTAACTTCTAATTATATACGTTTATAACCTGAAAGCTGAAGCAATGATGATCAATATAATGATAGTGTTCAGTGTTAGTTGTAGTAGATGTGCACTGGTGAAAGCTCAAAGCATAAATGATGTTATGTCGAGAATTTGATAGCTATTTATCCTCACTGACCAAACTCCTTCATGAATCCTTCCATCTACCACTGGATATCAATAGCCATGATGACTTAATGAGCCGGTAAGATCAGAGATCCGTCTGATCTTGATCCTACGCCGCTAATCCCGGGCTTCTATCTGTCAAGTTCAACCATCACAAAGTCTGACCAATAGGAGGATCTTTGGCCATTGTCCGATACTTATCAATGACAGGTCGTTCACCAATCACAACGGACGGGTCATCTCTCGGGTTTGAATAGTGACATGGAGGTAAGAACACAATAGAAAGAATGACAATACTCCTCCAGCTGGGTGACACTCATTAATGAATAGGTCTACACTGTTAACATGTAGGACAGGAAATGATATATGTTGTCTATTTTAGGGCTCTCAACCAAAGTAATACGCAATAAATTACTCTAGAAAAATGATTTAGTTACTTTCGATATATAAATTTGTACACTTGGATTGAGAAGTTACATAATACTTTTACTAGATTCATTTATCAGAGATTAAGATCAAACacataatgacaatattttaaattaagTATAATAACGATGCTTTTATATTGTTTTGACGTGTTTTCTGTCATGCAGTAGTCCCTCGAAgccacatatatatattttttctgataattttaCAAAAAGTATGCTTCATTGGCAATCAAACTTTTTCAAATAATGTTGAACTCTCTTTACAAATCCACGAAACACTGAACTGCCAATCTTTTCGAATGACGAAAAAAATCGAATATTATAAATAAATGGAAGAGGTGCGGGGAATAAAGATTACTTTTCTATATGCCTCATCACAACATGTACTAACTGTCAGTTCTACTTACAA is a window of Lytechinus variegatus isolate NC3 chromosome 2, Lvar_3.0, whole genome shotgun sequence DNA encoding:
- the LOC121409630 gene encoding LOW QUALITY PROTEIN: leucine-rich repeat extensin-like protein 5 (The sequence of the model RefSeq protein was modified relative to this genomic sequence to represent the inferred CDS: substituted 1 base at 1 genomic stop codon), coding for MPSPQPQLTPSSTTSPVSTPSSCLYLPPTPPPSPHLTSSSPALSVSPXPTELSPLPLRSVSPIIPAHQPSYYPVYQPVMRYSPYSTTPLSRPRVPPSSMSYHLATTPYSSCTPMAVPVPTFNHTLQSSSSSPMFGVYPHHDQPVHATMPSMKVRPTRNRRSRRVVFKYKEKEIIDVVSL